The window TAAATATTATTATAATTCCATATATGGAATTAAGAATAATAGAAATTTTTATTCATTCCTTATTATTAATATGGATTAAATGAATGAAAATTTACTTGGAACAAAAAAAGGGAAAATTTTAGTTTTTCTTTTATCCGGCCCAAAAATGATGACTGAATTAAAGAGTGTAATTTCTAGTTATGATGTTTTAAGATACAATATACTGGAGTTGCAAAGTTCAGGCTATATCACTAAAACAGAATCTAGAGACAATAATAGAAAATATGTTGTATCGTTAACTGAGAAAGGCAGAGAGGTAGCACAGAATCTTAAAAATGCTGAGGAAGTCTCCGAGGGAAGAATAAGGATAAACGGCGATGATGAGATAAACATTCAATTATCCACGGAGGAAATAGAAAAATCAAAGAATCTCAGGTTTTTGTTCCATGTCAATGTCCTCGATGACCATATAACAGTTGAGGAGGTTGTTCCAGGTAAAAATCCGAGGATTTTCAATATTTATATAAAACAGAACGGCGGCGGTAATTTTAGATTATGGTGCGAGCAGGATAATAGTTATGATTGCTGGCATGTCCGTGCGGCATGGGGATATCCTCAGGTCCAGGCAATGATGATGCGTTATAAAGGAAAAACAAAAATATGCCCGGTATGCCATTTTGAGAATCCGGAAAATGCTAAATTCTGCATGAACTGCGGGGCTAAATTAGAATAAATAGGTGGAATGAATGGAAGAAAAAATGGCAATAGAAAAAATAAGGAATGCGGTGGAGATAGCTACAAAGAA of the Ferroplasma sp. genome contains:
- a CDS encoding zinc-ribbon domain-containing protein gives rise to the protein MNENLLGTKKGKILVFLLSGPKMMTELKSVISSYDVLRYNILELQSSGYITKTESRDNNRKYVVSLTEKGREVAQNLKNAEEVSEGRIRINGDDEINIQLSTEEIEKSKNLRFLFHVNVLDDHITVEEVVPGKNPRIFNIYIKQNGGGNFRLWCEQDNSYDCWHVRAAWGYPQVQAMMMRYKGKTKICPVCHFENPENAKFCMNCGAKLE